The proteins below are encoded in one region of Tomitella fengzijianii:
- a CDS encoding DUF3151 domain-containing protein, translating into MTSFGDLLGPPPTLLPGDDDDAESELLNHADPTAVAAKYPSASIAWATLAEGALDEGAAVTAYAYARTGYHRGLDQLRRNGWKGFGPVPWSHEPNQGFLRAVGALARAAQTIGEDSEYRRCLDLLEDCDPAAAGELGLA; encoded by the coding sequence ATGACCTCTTTCGGTGATCTTCTGGGCCCCCCGCCCACCCTGCTCCCCGGCGACGATGACGATGCCGAGTCGGAGCTGCTCAACCACGCCGACCCCACGGCGGTGGCGGCCAAGTACCCGTCGGCGTCGATCGCCTGGGCCACGCTAGCCGAGGGTGCCCTGGACGAGGGGGCCGCTGTGACCGCGTATGCCTACGCGCGCACCGGCTACCACCGCGGCCTGGACCAGCTGCGCCGCAACGGCTGGAAGGGCTTCGGGCCGGTGCCCTGGAGCCACGAGCCCAACCAGGGGTTCCTGCGCGCGGTCGGTGCGCTCGCCCGGGCCGCGCAGACGATCGGCGAGGACAGCGAGTACCGCCGTTGCCTCGACCTGCTCGAGGACTGCGATCCCGCGGCCGCCGGGGAGCTGGGACTGGCCTGA
- a CDS encoding TrmH family RNA methyltransferase, protein MPNSSRSGPDASGPESSGPESSGPTEWNPRPVGVGPWREARGGPVPDDPRLDPELIEEGDRRNVVDAYRYWRREAIIADIDTRRHPLHIAIENFGHDANIGTVVRTANAFGVAAVHIVGRRRWNRRGAMVTDRYQHIEHHEDVPALLAYARARGLDVVAVDNVPGSVPIETATLPRECMLLFGQEGPGVTDEARSAALTTVSIAQFGSTRSINAGVAAGIAMHAWIRQYADLSTAW, encoded by the coding sequence GTGCCCAACTCGAGCCGCAGCGGCCCCGACGCGTCGGGCCCTGAATCGTCGGGCCCTGAATCGTCGGGCCCCACCGAGTGGAATCCGCGCCCCGTCGGCGTCGGGCCGTGGCGTGAGGCGCGCGGTGGGCCCGTGCCGGACGATCCCCGCCTGGACCCTGAGCTGATCGAGGAGGGCGACCGGCGCAACGTCGTCGACGCATACCGGTACTGGCGGCGCGAGGCGATCATCGCGGACATCGATACGCGACGCCATCCGCTGCACATCGCCATCGAGAACTTCGGCCACGACGCGAACATCGGGACGGTGGTCCGCACGGCCAACGCGTTCGGGGTGGCGGCCGTGCACATCGTGGGGCGGCGGCGCTGGAACCGGCGGGGCGCAATGGTCACCGACCGCTACCAGCACATCGAGCACCACGAGGACGTGCCGGCCCTGCTGGCCTACGCGCGCGCACGGGGGCTGGACGTGGTCGCGGTGGACAACGTGCCCGGGTCGGTGCCGATCGAGACGGCGACGCTGCCGCGCGAGTGCATGCTGCTGTTCGGGCAGGAGGGCCCCGGCGTGACGGACGAGGCCCGCAGCGCCGCGCTCACCACGGTGTCCATCGCGCAGTTCGGCTCCACTCGCAGCATCAATGCGGGCGTTGCGGCGGGGATCGCGATGCACGCCTGGATCCGGCAGTACGCGGACCTGTCCACCGCGTGGTGA
- a CDS encoding DedA family protein yields the protein MTFVSTVLDHVQSAGPGLLVVMVAAVLFVECAFLIGFVLPGDSLLATAGMMFAAGHQPGWLVLAVVGVFAAAVAGNHMGYRMGRCRGNRLAARPGGRFVNAENLGKARRLLDRYGFWGVLMARWLPWIRTLCPQVAGAAAMNRRSFALATTLGALVWAPVMLVIGYVGGSQLDRVRWLMPVVLGGMTIGVVVVTAVGMVRMRKEQHEDQRSEQSAPALTR from the coding sequence GTGACGTTCGTCAGCACCGTCCTCGACCACGTCCAATCGGCAGGCCCCGGCCTGCTGGTGGTGATGGTCGCGGCGGTGCTGTTCGTCGAGTGCGCGTTCCTCATCGGCTTCGTCCTGCCGGGAGACTCGCTCCTCGCCACGGCGGGGATGATGTTCGCCGCCGGACACCAGCCGGGCTGGCTGGTGCTCGCAGTCGTCGGCGTGTTCGCCGCGGCCGTGGCGGGCAACCACATGGGTTACCGCATGGGGCGGTGCCGCGGGAACCGGCTCGCCGCGCGGCCCGGCGGCCGATTCGTCAACGCCGAGAACCTGGGCAAGGCCCGCCGCCTGCTCGATCGGTACGGATTCTGGGGCGTGCTCATGGCGCGCTGGCTGCCGTGGATCCGCACCCTGTGCCCGCAGGTCGCCGGTGCGGCGGCGATGAACCGGCGGTCGTTCGCCCTCGCGACGACTCTCGGCGCGCTCGTATGGGCCCCGGTGATGCTGGTCATCGGATACGTCGGCGGTTCACAGCTCGACCGCGTGCGCTGGCTCATGCCGGTGGTGCTCGGCGGGATGACCATCGGCGTGGTGGTGGTGACCGCCGTCGGGATGGTGCGGATGCGCAAGGAACAGCACGAGGACCAGCGCAGCGAGCAGTCCGCCCCCGCCCTGACGCGCTGA
- a CDS encoding VTT domain-containing protein has protein sequence MDPVNLLAASDTVTTNLALLPSFLDPVNLLNSFGGWVLAGLLLVVFIESGLLFPLLPGDSLLFTAGLIVASAGAATEIGSDVNPAFAPLWLLLVTIPIAAVLGDQVGYIIGARGGSALFKSDDARIFKKSYIDQSHEFFERHGPVTIFLARFVPIVRTYAPLVAGASGMRYRTFITYNVLGGIVWGAGVTLLGYFLGQVAFIRDNVDYIFILIVLVSVVPLFIEGIKRYRANRAAGAAGTGTAADDAPQSVSLGSSDPEQPAGK, from the coding sequence CTGGACCCCGTGAATTTGCTGGCCGCTTCCGACACAGTGACCACGAATCTGGCATTGCTGCCCAGCTTCCTGGACCCCGTCAACCTCCTCAACTCTTTCGGCGGCTGGGTGCTCGCCGGGTTGCTGTTGGTGGTGTTCATCGAGTCGGGGCTGCTGTTCCCGCTGCTGCCGGGCGACTCGCTGCTGTTCACCGCCGGTCTTATCGTGGCCTCGGCCGGTGCGGCAACGGAGATCGGCTCCGACGTCAACCCCGCGTTCGCCCCGCTGTGGCTGCTGCTGGTGACGATCCCGATCGCCGCGGTGCTCGGTGATCAAGTCGGTTACATCATCGGCGCCCGCGGCGGGTCGGCGCTGTTCAAGAGCGACGACGCGCGCATCTTCAAGAAGTCGTACATCGACCAGTCCCACGAGTTCTTCGAGCGGCACGGGCCCGTCACGATCTTCCTGGCCCGCTTCGTCCCGATCGTCCGCACCTACGCGCCGCTGGTGGCCGGCGCGTCGGGCATGCGCTACCGCACGTTCATCACCTACAACGTCCTCGGCGGGATCGTCTGGGGCGCCGGGGTGACACTGCTGGGCTACTTCCTGGGCCAGGTGGCGTTCATCCGCGACAACGTGGACTACATCTTCATCCTCATCGTCCTCGTGTCGGTGGTCCCCCTCTTCATCGAGGGCATCAAGCGGTACCGCGCCAACCGCGCGGCAGGCGCCGCCGGCACCGGCACCGCCGCCGACGACGCGCCGCAGTCCGTGTCCCTCGGCTCCTCCGACCCCGAGCAGCCGGCCGGCAAGTGA
- a CDS encoding glycoside hydrolase family 76 protein: MSLPRSASAQSTAWASRADAAESAVVHRHIRRLCAIPWTRIGCVRWPVDVPSATFISWHYWWQAQLIDCAVDATVRDPTPARRRRLGRLCRTPWIRNSVSRAGTGGWRRDFNDDMMWMALALERAIRLCGVRRPRGFDRMTAAIADGTDPATGVLPWRRGGDFLNAPTNGPAAILCARLGWIDTAEMLCDWLDATLRDPQTALIHDGIRNGVLVEDYYTYCQGAVLGAETERAAHTGKGTRLQAMHGERVARLLEAVSTGMCTGGVIHGAGGGDGGLFAGILARYLAAVACDLPDAVPDADLLRSTAANLVLTSAEAAWGNRIEFDGEPLFGHDWAIPAVVPAALFRPDDPSARVAERDLSVQLSGWMLMEAAARVDEVVPGYGAGTGGG; this comes from the coding sequence ATGTCGTTACCTCGCAGCGCGTCGGCGCAGTCCACCGCGTGGGCTTCGCGCGCCGATGCCGCGGAGTCGGCGGTGGTGCACCGGCACATTCGCCGGCTCTGCGCGATTCCGTGGACACGGATCGGCTGCGTGCGGTGGCCGGTCGATGTGCCGTCGGCGACGTTCATCTCCTGGCACTACTGGTGGCAGGCGCAGCTGATCGACTGCGCCGTGGACGCAACGGTGCGCGACCCCACACCGGCGCGCCGTCGCCGGCTCGGCAGACTGTGCCGGACGCCGTGGATCCGCAACTCGGTGAGCAGGGCCGGGACGGGGGGCTGGCGGCGCGACTTCAACGACGACATGATGTGGATGGCGCTGGCGCTGGAGCGGGCGATCCGCCTGTGCGGGGTGCGCAGGCCGCGCGGGTTCGACAGGATGACGGCCGCGATCGCGGACGGGACGGACCCGGCCACCGGGGTGCTGCCGTGGCGGCGGGGCGGCGACTTCCTCAACGCGCCCACCAACGGGCCCGCGGCGATCCTCTGCGCCCGTCTGGGATGGATCGACACGGCGGAGATGTTGTGCGACTGGCTCGACGCGACGCTCCGCGACCCGCAGACTGCCCTCATCCACGACGGCATCCGCAACGGCGTGCTGGTGGAGGACTACTACACGTACTGCCAAGGGGCGGTGCTGGGCGCGGAGACGGAGCGCGCGGCGCACACCGGGAAGGGGACCAGGCTGCAGGCGATGCACGGGGAGCGCGTCGCGCGCCTGCTCGAGGCGGTGTCGACGGGCATGTGCACCGGCGGCGTCATACACGGCGCCGGCGGCGGCGACGGGGGGCTGTTCGCGGGCATCCTGGCGCGGTATCTCGCGGCGGTGGCCTGCGACCTGCCGGACGCGGTGCCCGACGCGGACCTGCTTCGGAGCACGGCCGCGAACCTGGTGCTCACCTCCGCCGAGGCGGCCTGGGGCAACCGCATCGAATTCGACGGGGAACCGCTGTTCGGGCACGACTGGGCGATCCCCGCGGTGGTGCCGGCCGCACTTTTCCGGCCCGACGACCCGTCCGCCCGGGTGGCCGAGCGCGACCTGTCCGTGCAGCTGTCGGGCTGGATGCTGATGGAGGCGGCGGCGCGGGTGGACGAGGTCGTCCCCGGCTACGGCGCGGGCACGGGCGGCGGGTGA
- a CDS encoding type III secretion system chaperone family protein gives MSIFWFVLAALALVGAVALMYLDRSKPAPVVVGRRDWAGARGLVYADAEPGLTADWRRGVFEEFPHSRAVNVAMGLLDGSQMYITDLEVPPQVGQEAVPSQRETVVCLQRAVGSPVVFDLRAETSPAPTEPEVHILGAVGRFFAFSNDLGVARRVCDRRMVAFAEAVPECVDTLWSEGDWTFAWLVPGASPDDCDDAVAALSRFTSLLRVLPPALGGPVPRSMAHDPGSPRP, from the coding sequence ATGTCTATCTTCTGGTTCGTCCTGGCCGCGCTGGCGTTGGTCGGCGCCGTGGCGCTGATGTACCTGGACCGCAGCAAGCCCGCGCCCGTCGTGGTGGGCCGCCGAGACTGGGCCGGCGCGCGCGGCCTGGTGTACGCCGACGCGGAGCCAGGCCTCACCGCGGACTGGCGGCGTGGAGTGTTCGAGGAGTTCCCGCACTCGCGTGCCGTCAATGTGGCGATGGGTCTGCTGGACGGCTCGCAGATGTACATCACCGATCTCGAGGTGCCGCCGCAGGTGGGCCAGGAGGCCGTGCCGTCGCAGCGCGAAACCGTCGTGTGCCTGCAGCGTGCAGTCGGCTCGCCGGTCGTGTTCGACCTGCGCGCCGAGACCTCTCCCGCCCCGACCGAGCCGGAGGTGCACATCCTCGGGGCCGTCGGCCGGTTCTTCGCGTTCTCCAACGACCTGGGCGTGGCCCGCAGGGTGTGCGATCGGCGCATGGTCGCCTTCGCGGAGGCGGTGCCCGAGTGCGTCGACACGCTGTGGAGCGAGGGCGACTGGACGTTCGCGTGGCTGGTCCCCGGGGCGAGCCCCGACGACTGCGACGACGCGGTCGCCGCGCTGTCCCGGTTCACCTCGTTGCTGCGGGTCCTCCCCCCGGCGCTCGGCGGCCCCGTGCCGCGGTCGATGGCGCACGACCCGGGGAGCCCGCGCCCGTGA
- the fbaA gene encoding class II fructose-bisphosphate aldolase: MPIATPEVYAEMLGRAKENTFAYPAINCTSSETINAAIRGFAEAGSDGIIQFSTGGAEFGSGLGVKDMVTGAVALAEFAHVVAAKYDVNIALHTDHCPKDKLDGFVRPLIALSQERVDAGRNPLFQSHMWDGSAVPIDENLEIAKELMALTSKAKQILEIEIGVVGGEEDGVENAINEKLYTSDEDFAKTLDALGAAGVGDERGYMLAATFGNVHGVYKPGNVKLKPAVLAAGQRIAEKKLSLGEGENPFDFVFHGGSGSAVSDIEESLTYGVIKMNVDTDTQYAFTRPIAGHMFGNYDGVLKVDGDVGNKKVYDPRSYLKKAEQAMTDRVVEACQNLHSAGKSVKA; encoded by the coding sequence GTGCCCATCGCAACCCCCGAGGTCTACGCCGAGATGCTCGGCCGGGCCAAGGAGAACACGTTCGCCTACCCCGCCATCAACTGCACGTCGTCCGAGACCATCAACGCGGCCATCCGCGGCTTCGCGGAGGCCGGAAGCGACGGCATCATCCAGTTCTCCACCGGTGGCGCGGAGTTCGGGTCCGGACTCGGAGTCAAGGACATGGTGACCGGCGCGGTCGCGCTCGCGGAGTTCGCGCACGTCGTGGCCGCGAAGTACGACGTCAACATCGCGCTGCACACCGACCACTGCCCCAAGGACAAGCTCGACGGCTTCGTCCGCCCGCTGATCGCGCTGTCGCAGGAGCGGGTCGACGCCGGGAGGAACCCGCTGTTCCAGTCGCACATGTGGGACGGGTCCGCGGTGCCGATCGACGAGAACCTCGAGATCGCCAAGGAACTGATGGCCCTGACGTCCAAGGCGAAGCAGATCCTCGAGATCGAGATCGGCGTCGTCGGCGGCGAAGAGGACGGCGTCGAGAACGCCATCAACGAGAAGCTCTACACCTCGGACGAGGACTTCGCGAAGACTCTCGACGCCCTCGGGGCCGCGGGTGTCGGCGATGAGCGCGGCTACATGCTCGCCGCGACGTTCGGCAACGTGCACGGGGTGTACAAGCCGGGCAACGTCAAGCTCAAGCCGGCGGTGCTGGCGGCGGGGCAGCGGATCGCCGAGAAGAAGCTGAGCCTCGGCGAGGGCGAGAACCCGTTCGACTTCGTCTTCCACGGCGGCTCCGGCTCCGCGGTCTCGGACATCGAAGAGTCGCTGACCTACGGCGTCATCAAGATGAACGTCGATACCGACACCCAGTACGCGTTCACCCGCCCGATCGCCGGCCACATGTTCGGCAACTACGACGGCGTGCTCAAGGTCGATGGCGACGTGGGCAACAAGAAGGTCTACGACCCGCGCAGCTACCTCAAGAAGGCCGAGCAGGCGATGACCGACCGCGTGGTGGAGGCCTGCCAGAACCTGCACTCGGCGGGCAAGTCCGTGAAGGCCTGA
- a CDS encoding alpha/beta hydrolase, with amino-acid sequence MTAPDPISSSARARLTGRSRRARIRAAATAMSAAVAASVSVAVPVAVSVTAAQPAAAAPLSSGSGAGGSAESSAQSMTGSGEAVGSASPFGSTDTASLGSTVALPMDAVFGSSGLLEDPYTVPRPDPSITQTRVVRVEQDVDDPRLETWYVDSASMSRTIAVQVLRAADPGAPAPMLYLLDGVGSDLPSGWITLGHADDYFRDKQVTVVMPTGAYGSMYTDWIADDPMLSRNKWETFLASELPPLLESGGHAIPFNGKRAIAGLSMGASGAVGIAALHPSLYSAVAGISGCYSTVSDAGYAMTKMTVETRLGDVTNMWGTRDNPEWARHDVLSHADALAGMAVYLSASPGIGRPGELEGPYGGDMSAYLSGAVIEQFIYGCTQDLDRALDDVDADVRVDYLQDGLHGWQTFRPQLAPAWEHMSRALY; translated from the coding sequence GTGACCGCACCCGACCCGATCAGCAGCTCGGCGCGCGCACGCCTGACCGGCCGCTCCCGCCGGGCGCGCATCCGCGCCGCGGCAACGGCCATGTCAGCGGCAGTGGCGGCGTCGGTGTCCGTTGCGGTACCCGTGGCGGTGTCCGTGACGGCGGCGCAGCCCGCGGCCGCCGCGCCGCTGTCCTCCGGGTCCGGCGCGGGCGGGTCGGCGGAATCGTCCGCGCAGTCGATGACGGGATCCGGTGAGGCCGTCGGCTCGGCGAGCCCGTTCGGATCCACCGACACCGCGTCGCTGGGCAGCACCGTGGCACTGCCGATGGACGCGGTGTTCGGCAGCTCCGGGCTGCTAGAAGACCCGTACACCGTGCCCCGGCCCGACCCGTCGATCACGCAGACGCGGGTGGTGCGCGTCGAACAGGACGTCGACGACCCGCGACTGGAGACCTGGTACGTCGACTCCGCGTCGATGTCGCGGACCATCGCCGTGCAGGTGCTGCGCGCGGCGGACCCGGGTGCGCCCGCGCCGATGCTCTACCTGCTCGACGGGGTCGGATCCGACCTGCCCAGCGGCTGGATCACCCTGGGGCACGCCGACGACTACTTCCGCGACAAGCAGGTCACCGTGGTCATGCCCACCGGCGCCTACGGCTCGATGTACACCGACTGGATCGCCGACGACCCGATGCTCTCGCGCAACAAGTGGGAGACATTCCTGGCCTCGGAGCTGCCGCCGCTGCTCGAGAGCGGCGGCCACGCGATCCCCTTCAACGGCAAGCGCGCCATCGCGGGCCTGTCGATGGGCGCGTCCGGCGCGGTGGGGATCGCCGCGCTGCACCCCTCGCTCTACAGCGCCGTGGCGGGGATCAGCGGCTGCTACTCCACGGTGTCCGACGCCGGCTACGCGATGACGAAGATGACGGTGGAGACGCGGCTCGGCGACGTCACCAACATGTGGGGCACCCGCGACAATCCCGAGTGGGCCCGGCACGACGTCCTCTCGCACGCCGACGCGCTCGCGGGGATGGCGGTGTACCTGTCCGCGTCGCCCGGGATCGGGCGGCCCGGCGAGCTCGAGGGGCCCTACGGCGGCGACATGTCGGCGTACCTGTCCGGCGCCGTCATCGAGCAGTTCATCTACGGGTGCACCCAGGACCTCGACCGCGCTCTCGACGACGTCGACGCCGACGTCCGCGTCGACTACCTGCAGGACGGCCTGCACGGCTGGCAGACCTTCCGCCCGCAGCTCGCGCCCGCGTGGGAGCACATGAGCCGCGCGCTGTACTGA
- a CDS encoding DUF5666 domain-containing protein, which produces MGGHVEMDESDRSSRDDDAAAAAWSRPSPGGDGPSAGEPDVPSAGEPTRRIPVPPQDPAYGPGQGHPGDEAYRPQVDYPPQGDPYPPGPPYAPGYGHPQNTAGYPTAPVQPTAFGSPAYVEPGFTDAPQRKRRPIGGLGALVAAVCVLLIGLGGAYLVSVGLGSSDEEPAVPVGIAQQAPAAVPHGGGQGGGVTGQPPQGGQGGGGAQSPQAPFGSLGGGSSAGPGGTGEHGTSAALGVVASIDGSTFFVRTIDGSENQVDTDGHTYFATVRGMGGISKLAVGDLVFVGGENRPDGTIEADMVIGGAFPELGAGTN; this is translated from the coding sequence ATGGGAGGTCACGTCGAGATGGATGAGTCGGATCGTTCGTCGCGCGACGACGACGCTGCCGCTGCCGCGTGGTCCCGTCCGAGCCCCGGCGGGGACGGCCCGTCGGCAGGCGAGCCCGACGTCCCGTCGGCGGGCGAGCCCACGCGCCGCATCCCCGTTCCCCCGCAGGATCCGGCGTACGGCCCCGGCCAGGGTCATCCCGGCGACGAGGCGTATCGGCCACAGGTGGACTACCCGCCCCAGGGTGACCCCTACCCGCCCGGCCCGCCGTACGCGCCGGGCTACGGCCACCCGCAGAACACGGCGGGATACCCGACGGCGCCCGTGCAGCCCACGGCATTCGGCTCGCCCGCGTATGTGGAACCCGGCTTCACGGACGCGCCGCAGAGGAAGCGCAGGCCGATCGGGGGCCTGGGCGCCCTCGTCGCGGCGGTGTGCGTGCTGCTGATCGGGCTGGGCGGCGCTTACCTCGTGTCCGTCGGCCTGGGCTCGTCCGACGAGGAACCGGCGGTGCCGGTGGGCATCGCACAACAGGCGCCCGCGGCCGTTCCGCACGGGGGCGGCCAGGGCGGCGGCGTCACCGGGCAACCGCCGCAGGGCGGCCAGGGCGGGGGCGGTGCGCAATCCCCGCAGGCGCCGTTCGGCTCGCTGGGCGGCGGCTCGTCGGCGGGACCCGGCGGCACGGGCGAACACGGCACCAGCGCCGCGCTGGGGGTGGTCGCCTCCATCGACGGGTCCACGTTCTTCGTGCGCACCATCGACGGCAGCGAGAACCAGGTGGACACCGACGGGCACACGTACTTCGCGACGGTGCGCGGAATGGGCGGCATCTCCAAGCTGGCCGTGGGCGACCTGGTGTTCGTCGGCGGCGAGAACCGGCCCGACGGCACCATCGAGGCCGACATGGTGATCGGCGGTGCATTCCCCGAGCTGGGAGCGGGAACCAATTGA
- a CDS encoding DUF3592 domain-containing protein, which yields MLHALAPQGTLAAQIVILLGGYVFLLGVGLMWAHRKPRLARRGYEGWATILAVHPLQPRELTGELTDIKLRLVVPGAVPYAGHIVRMLDPHERAIFLPGETFPIRVDPHDRDHVLLQPHLMPH from the coding sequence ATGCTGCACGCATTGGCGCCGCAGGGCACGCTCGCAGCGCAGATCGTCATCCTGCTGGGTGGCTACGTGTTCCTGCTGGGCGTCGGGCTGATGTGGGCGCACCGGAAGCCGCGTCTGGCGCGCCGCGGCTACGAGGGGTGGGCCACGATTCTGGCCGTGCACCCGTTGCAGCCCCGTGAGCTCACCGGCGAGCTCACGGACATCAAGCTGCGTCTGGTGGTCCCCGGCGCGGTGCCCTACGCGGGGCACATCGTGCGGATGCTCGATCCGCACGAGCGCGCCATCTTCCTGCCCGGCGAGACCTTTCCCATCCGCGTGGACCCGCACGACCGCGACCATGTGCTGCTGCAACCGCACCTGATGCCGCACTGA
- a CDS encoding lysoplasmalogenase family protein: MTRGRNGRGARAILGKAGTALGAGGLRPEHGVYLAGALATTALALTGDKRVQYATKTTMGPALAARVLRERRAGAIDGVDTTLLLVGLAGATVGDVFMIDADDDGRLRRGASAFGVMQSAYGQYLRQHGARPRLRTALVNGASAAAGAALLHWRMPQVASTLSGYSLALGTTATLSADPELVPGAPRIAGVVRPAADDTRTWLGAGGLLFTASDAAIVGRRMFLRGEAARRLAEGFVIASYGAAHVMLVEGMLALRRR; the protein is encoded by the coding sequence ATGACGCGCGGTCGGAACGGGCGCGGTGCGCGGGCGATCCTGGGCAAGGCGGGCACGGCGCTCGGGGCCGGCGGGTTGCGCCCCGAGCACGGCGTGTACCTCGCGGGGGCGCTCGCGACGACGGCGCTGGCGCTCACCGGTGACAAGCGCGTCCAGTACGCCACCAAGACCACGATGGGGCCGGCGCTGGCGGCGCGCGTGCTGCGTGAGCGGCGTGCCGGCGCGATCGACGGCGTCGACACGACGTTGCTGCTCGTCGGACTGGCGGGGGCGACCGTGGGCGACGTGTTCATGATCGATGCGGACGATGACGGGCGACTGCGGCGCGGGGCCTCGGCCTTCGGCGTGATGCAGTCCGCCTACGGGCAGTACCTGCGTCAGCACGGTGCGCGGCCGCGGCTCAGGACCGCGCTGGTCAACGGGGCGTCTGCGGCGGCCGGCGCGGCCCTGCTGCACTGGCGGATGCCGCAGGTGGCGTCCACTCTCAGCGGTTACTCGCTGGCGCTGGGCACCACCGCCACGCTCTCGGCCGACCCTGAGCTGGTGCCGGGGGCGCCGCGGATCGCCGGTGTGGTGCGTCCCGCCGCCGACGACACCCGGACCTGGCTCGGCGCCGGCGGATTGCTGTTCACCGCTTCGGACGCGGCGATCGTGGGTCGGCGCATGTTCCTGCGCGGGGAGGCGGCCCGGCGCCTGGCGGAGGGCTTCGTGATCGCCAGTTACGGCGCCGCGCACGTGATGCTGGTCGAGGGCATGCTGGCGCTGCGCCGGCGCTGA
- the pyrE gene encoding orotate phosphoribosyltransferase, whose protein sequence is MTNPDRTATAAPSTDGDATAELAGLVREHAVVHGTVTLSSGKEADYYVDLRRATLHHRAGPLIGRLLRELTADWDYASVGGLTMGADPVALAVMHAPGRPVDACVVRKSAKQHGMQRRIEGPDVRGRRVLVVEDTTTTGNSPLTAVRALREEGAEVVGVATVVDRDTGAAQIIEAEGVPYRSLLGLADLGMAGAPE, encoded by the coding sequence ATGACGAACCCAGACCGGACCGCGACCGCAGCACCCTCCACGGACGGTGATGCGACGGCCGAGCTGGCGGGCCTGGTCCGTGAGCACGCGGTGGTGCACGGGACGGTGACGCTGTCGTCGGGCAAGGAAGCCGATTACTACGTGGACCTGCGCAGGGCCACCCTGCACCACCGGGCCGGGCCGCTGATCGGGCGGCTTCTGCGCGAGCTCACCGCGGACTGGGACTACGCCTCGGTCGGTGGGCTGACCATGGGCGCGGACCCGGTGGCATTGGCGGTGATGCACGCGCCGGGGCGGCCCGTCGACGCGTGCGTGGTGCGCAAGTCGGCGAAGCAGCACGGGATGCAGCGGCGCATCGAGGGGCCGGACGTGCGCGGCCGCAGGGTGCTGGTGGTCGAGGACACGACGACGACGGGGAATTCGCCGCTCACCGCGGTGCGGGCGCTTCGGGAGGAAGGCGCTGAGGTCGTCGGCGTGGCGACGGTGGTCGACCGGGACACGGGCGCGGCGCAGATCATCGAGGCCGAGGGCGTCCCCTACCGTTCGCTGCTGGGCCTGGCGGACCTGGGTATGGCGGGGGCCCCGGAATGA